GAGAATAGCGACTGATGAATAAGTGCCCGTTCATAACATTCAAGCAGGTGGTTAAAAAGCTTAAGTACGACGCCGACGACAAGCTGCTGGAGGAAAAGGAGCATCCTTTGTCTGAGCTGCGGGACTGCCTGGGCGCCGAATGCGAGATCTTCGACGCCGAGGCCCAAAAGTGCTCGCTGCCGGTGATCAATAAAAAGATGCGTAAGCCGGACGAGCTATCGGAGGAGGCTGGTAAAACCGGATCGGTCGTGGCCGAGCTTAAGGAGATCAAGGAGAACACCGCCGCCACCCTGCTTCATATACTGAAGAAGACCGACGCCACCAACGAGGCCATCGACCGGCTGGCCGAGGCCGTCAAAAACTCCCTGTCCGCAAAGGGCGGCGAAGGGCAGGCTTTGGACCTTTCGGAACTGAAACAACCTTTGAGCCAGATCAGCGAGAAACTGGCGGACTTGCCCGAAGCCGACCTGTCCCAGGTCCACCAGCTGTTGGCCGGGCTGACCGAAGAACTCAAGATATCCCAATCCAAATTCAGCGATATTCTGGAACTGACTTTGGAGGATCAGCAGAAAAGGGCGGCCCAGGAAGCCCAGCAGGCCCAGGACGGAGACAAGTTGGGCGCCAAGCTGGATGCCATAAAGGAGGCCTTGGCCGGACGGCAGGAAAACGGCCAGACGGAAGAGCAGCTGGCAGCCATCAAGGAAGCCCTGACCCAAAGCCAGGAAAAATTTTCCAGCATACTGGAATTAATGCTGGAGGACACCCAGCGGCAATCGGAACAGAACTTGAGCCTTACCCAGATGCTTTCCGGGTTGGTCCGAGGCCAGCAGGAGCTTAAGGAACAGCAGGTCAGCCTGGCCGAGAAATCACTGACAGAACAGTCAGCC
This genomic window from candidate division TA06 bacterium contains:
- a CDS encoding tetratricopeptide repeat protein is translated as MNKCPFITFKQVVKKLKYDADDKLLEEKEHPLSELRDCLGAECEIFDAEAQKCSLPVINKKMRKPDELSEEAGKTGSVVAELKEIKENTAATLLHILKKTDATNEAIDRLAEAVKNSLSAKGGEGQALDLSELKQPLSQISEKLADLPEADLSQVHQLLAGLTEELKISQSKFSDILELTLEDQQKRAAQEAQQAQDGDKLGAKLDAIKEALAGRQENGQTEEQLAAIKEALTQSQEKFSSILELMLEDTQRQSEQNLSLTQMLSGLVRGQQELKEQQVSLAEKSLTEQSAHAGKLVLALEQMVSGIKTLAESKPGDNLEAVEQRLAQAQEALLAVLEAQRNEQRQAGNERRLRQAEENNDRGVMLYYRRELSGAEAQFKKAIDIRPDFYEAFNNLGLALSDQGRREEAVAAFKKAVELSPEAPEAYNNLGCLYKGKKDYQQAVEYFNQAIARQADYSLAYLNLGTAYEEMEKFDLAIKSWEKVLAVQPTNDEARRKVSIYRAKRT